One genomic window of Cyprinus carpio isolate SPL01 chromosome B8, ASM1834038v1, whole genome shotgun sequence includes the following:
- the cacna1fb gene encoding calcium channel, voltage-dependent, L type, alpha 1F subunit: MYEKNRKRNGYSNEEEEGGGEAEEEEEEEGGGGGEGNEGDEDEKDEWEENEQPKMNRTETLNSTTSSTGTQKKKSQHVKKQVQGSNQVQRAPRALFCLKLNNPIRRAALHLVEWKPFDIFILLAIFANCVALGVSKPFPEDDSNATNHDLEQVEYVFLIIFTVETFLKILAYGLVMHPSSYIRNGWNLLDFVIVIVGLFSVVLETATHKSGETTSHTPGKPGGLDVKALRAFRVLRPLRLVSGVPSLQIVLNSIMKAMVPLLHISLLVLFVIIIYAIIGLELFIGRMHRTCYFIGTDNYADDDPVPCAYAGHGRQCAANGSECRGKWDGPNGGITNFDNFFFAMLTVFQCITMEGWTDVLYWMNDAIGFELPWVYFVSLVIFGSFFVLNLVLGVLSGEFSKEREKAKARGDFQKLREKQQMEEDLCGYMDWITQAEDIDEFDEDGNRRVTLRDLADKKRGKFGWFSHSNETHASLPASETASENTENIDEEHTDCCAACCAHITKIPCCRALRRWNRCIRRNCRTAVKSVTFYWLVLILVFLNTALSASEHYNQPDWLTDVQDIANKVLLSLFTVEMLLKMYSLGLQAYFVAFFNRFDCFVVCGGILETVLVEMEIMPPLGISVLRCVRLLRIFKVTRHWTALSNLVASLLNSMKSIASLLLLLFLFLIIFALLGMQLFGGKFNFDETQTKRSTFDSFPQALLTCFQILTGEDWNVVMYDGIMAYGGPVFPGMIVCLYFVILFICGNYILLNVFLAIAVDNLAGGDGDNKKNEEKKEGEGEGEGENAEVKVDIDDEYEEEEEPEEGDDEEGKTQLNVADFAPPKEKVLPIPEGSAFFCLSKTNPIRVGCHTLIHHHIFTNLILVFIILSSISLAAEDPIRAHSFRNNVLGYADYAFTSIFTVEILLKMTVHGAFLHKGSFCRNWFNLLDLLVVSVSLVSFFLHSSAISVVKILRVLRVLRPLRAINRAKGLKHVVQCVFVAIRTIGNIMIVTTLLQFMFACIGVQLFKGKFYRCTDEAKNTPEQCKGTFVVYKDGDVSHPMVRERIWINSDFNFDNVLMGMMALFTVSTFEGWPALLYKAIDANAENHGPIYNYRVEISIFFIVYIIIIAFFMMNINFHFSIITFREQGEAEFKNCELDKNQRQCVEYALKAQPLKLYIPKNPVQYKFWSIINSTGFEYIMFVLILLNTITLAVQHYDQSKLFSYVMDILNMVFTGLFTVEMLIKLMALRLRHYFIDAWNSFDALIVVGSVVDIVVTEFSSSEDSSRVSITFFRLFRVMRLVKLLSKGEGIRTLLWTFVKSLQALPYVALLIAMIFFIYAVIGMQTFGKIAMADHTQINRNNNFQSFPQAVLLLFRCATGEAWQEIMLASLPGKRCDPESDYEPGEEFTCGSNFAIVYFISFFMLCAFLIINLFVAVIMDNFDYLTRDWSILGPHHLDEFKRIWSEYDPEAKGRIKHLDVVALLRTIQPPLGFGKLCPHRVACKRLVAMNMPLNSDGTVTFNATLFALVRTALKIKTEGNPDQENEELRIIIKKIWKRMKPKILDEVIPPSAEEEVTVGKFYATFLIQDYFRKFRKRKEKVGLEDSENGNPSALQAGLRTLQDLGPEMRLAMNEDLEEEEEGLEEEQEEDYARYKNENGYAGHAEPSSKSRRSSLATSPSGTPVPVSEEGILNGGLGRRSSLAKTQNGNGALEHENFRRRDSMRSSFHYQHKNGLIDQLPRRSSYYKYPRRDSRDRFSSPLSRREEGGEYPGEQRFYGKDEDSESVISRERHGYPEDSTMFPAHRDMYDGHSMRHPVYGNHYGNSYGEGRRTARRRLLPATPTGRKASFNIQCLRRQGSSDDLPIPGTYHQNSPPCRARSQGYSSYDSRHSSARSSTGSTASWANTGPQRGRLLYAPLILVEEEGAGGAGSVGIWDKKAGAYGVPASVRHSSSGWYSGPSTGGGGQPYRAYTSLRVPTQLSPHYSEKRGSADSLVEAVLISEGLGLYAKDPKFVAFAKREIADACHMTIDEMESAASDLLSRGGSGESQGFLNHTDMGPIYSDEEPIRSHEEEELADEMTCVTSF, from the exons ATCTTCACCGTCGAGACATTTCTGAAGATCCTTGCATATGGCCTCGTCATGCACCCGAGCTCCTACATCCGCAACGGCTGGAATTTACTGGACTTTGTCATCGTCATCGTAGG GTTGTTCAGTGTGGTATTAGAGACTGCTACTCATAAATCTGGTGAAACAACTTCCCACACACCGGGGAAACCGGGAGGTCTGGATGTCAAAGCTCTCCGAGCCTTCAGAGTCTTACGACCCCTCAGACTGGTTTCAGGAGTTCCCA gcctGCAGATTGTGTTAAACTCCATCATGAAGGCAATGGTTCCCCTGCTGCACATCTCTCTACTTGTTCTCTTTGTCATCATCATCTATGCCATCATCGGATTAGAGCTCTTCATCGGACGAATGCATCGCACCTGCTATTTTATAGGCACAG ATAATTATGCAGACGATGATCCAGTCCCGTGTGCATATGCGGGTCACGGTCGCCAGTGTGCTGCCAATGGCTCCGAGTGCAGAGGAAAGTGGGATGGACCAAACGGTGGCATCACTAACTTTGATAACTTCTTCTTTGCCATGTTAACAGTGTTCCAGTGCATCACAATGGAAGGCTGGACAGATGTCTTGTACTGG ATGAATGATGCAATTGGTTTTGAGCTGCCGTGGGTTTACTTTGTAAGCCTGGTGATCTTTGGATCCTTCTTTGTTCTCAACCTTGTGTTGGGTGTTTTGAGCGG AGAATTCTCTAAGGAGAGAGAGAAGGCGAAAGCTCGCGGAGATTTCCAGAAGCTTCGTGAGAAACAGCAGATGGAGGAGGATCTGTGTGGATATATGGACTGGATCACTCAGGCTGAGGACATTGATGAGTTTGATGAGGACGGGAACAGAC GTGTGACCTTGCGTGACCTAGCTGATAAGAAGAGGGGGAAATTCGGCTGGTTCAGCCACTCAAACGAAACCCACG CAAGTCTTCCAGCCAGTGAAACTGCCTCTGAGAACACTGAAAACATAGATGAGGAACACACAGATTGTTGTGCTGCTTGCTG CGCTCACATTACGAAGATCCCGTGCTG tCGTGCCCTGCGCCGCTGGAACCGTTGCATTCGTAGAAACTGTCGTACAGCAGTGAAATCTGTGACGTTCTATTGGTTAGTGCTGATCCTAGTCTTCCTCAACACTGCTCTCAGTGCCTCTGAACATTATAACCAACCAGACTGGCTCACTGACGTTCAGG ACATTGCCAATAAGGTTCTCCTCTCACTGTTCACAGTGGAGATgttgttgaaaatgtacagtcTGGGGTTGCAGGCATATTTTGTGGCATTTTTCAACCGTTTTGACTGTTTTGTCGTGTGCGGCGGGATTCTGGAGACAGTTCTTGTGGAGATGGAGATCATGCCACCTCTCGGCATCTCAGTGTTGCGCTGTGTCCGCCTGCTTCGGATCTTCAAAGTCACACG CCATTGGACGGCTTTGTCCAATCTGGTGGCCTCTCTACTGAATTCAATGAAGTCCATTGCCTCCCTGCTGCTGttgctcttcctcttcctcatcatcttCGCTCTGCTTGGCATGCAGTTATTTGGAGGGAAGTTCAACTTTGACGAGACGCAGACCAAGAGAAGCACCTTTGATTCCTTCCCTCAGGCCCTGCTAACCTGCTTTCAG ATTTTAACAGGTGAAGACTGGAATGTAGTCATGTATGATGGTATCATGGCATATGGAGGCCCGGTTTTCCCTGGAATGATCGTCTGTCTTTACTTTGTGATTTTGTTCATTTGTGGTAACT ATATCCTACTGAACGTCTTCTTGGCCATCGCTGTTGACAACTTAGCAGGAGGGGATGGAGACAATAAAAAGAATGA agaaaaaaaagagggagagggTGAAGGTGAAGGAGAGAATGCAGAGGTGAAG GTGGACATTGATGATGAGtacgaggaagaggaggagcctGAAGAGGGAGATGATGAAG AAGGGAAAACTCAGCTCAATGTTGCTGACTTTGCTCCTCCTAAAGAGAAAGTTCTACCAATCCCAGAGGGCAGTGCGTTCTTCTGCCTCAGCAAGACCAACcc AATAAGGGTGGGCTGCCATACCCTGATCCACCACCACATCTTCACTAATCTCATCCTGGTCTTCATCATTCTCAGCAGCATTTCTCTGGCTGCGGAGGATCCAATCAGAGCTCACTCCTTCAGGAACAAT GTGTTAGGTTATGCCGATTATGCTTTCACTTCTATATTCACTGTGGAGATCTTACTGAAG ATGACAGTGCATGGCGCATTCCTCCATAAGGGTTCCTTCTGTAGAAACTGGTTTAATTTGTTGGATCTTTTGGTGGTCAGTGTGTCTCTGGTCTCATTCTTCTTACA tTCGAGTGCCATCTCTGTAGTGAAGATCCTAAGGGTGCTCAGAGTTCTGAGGCCTCTTCGAGCAATCAACAGAGCCAAAGGACTCAAG catgtggtacagtgtgtgtttgtggctatAAGGACCATCGGGAACATCATGATCGTCACCACCCTACTTCAGTTCATGTTTGCCTGCATCGGTGTTCAGCTTTTCAAG GGTAAATTTTATCGTTGCACAGATGAAGCTAAAAACACTCCAGAACAGTGCAA GGGCACATTTGTGGTGTATAAAGACGGAGATGTGAGTCATCCAATGGTGAGAGAGAGGATCTGGATCAACAGCGACTTCAACTTCGATAATGTACTGATGGGAATGATGGCCCTGTTTACAGTCTCCACGTTTGAGGGTTGGCCAGC GCTGCTCTACAAAGCCATTGATGCCAATGCAGAGAACCATGGCCCCATTTACAACTACCGCGTGGAGATCTCTATATTCTTCATCGTCTACATAATCATCATCGCCTTCTTCATGATGAACATCAATTTTCACTTTTCCATCATCACTTTCCGCGAACAAGGAGAGGCTGAGTTCAAGAACTGTGAGCTGGACAAAAATCAG AGACAGTGTGTGGAATACGCCCTAAAAGCCCAGCCACTGAAGCTGTACATCCCCAAAAACCCAGTTCAGTACAAGTTCTGGTCTATAATCAACTCCACAGGCTTTGAGTACATCATGTTTGTGCTGATTCTCCTCAACACCATTACTCTGGCTGTGCAG CACTATGACCAGTCAAAACTTTTTAGTTACGTGATGGACATCCTCAATATGGTTTTCACCGGCCTTTTCACTGTGGAGATGCTCATTAAACTGATGGCTCTCAGACTCAGG CATTACTTTATCGATGCATGGAATTCCTTTGATGCTCTGATTGTGGTGGGAAGTGTGGTAGATATTGTGGTTACAGAGTTCAGC AGCTCAGAGGACAGCTCTCGTGTATCCATAACTTTCTTCCGTCTGTTTCGTGTAATGCGATTGGTTAAGTTGCTCAGCAAGGGAGAGGGCATTCGTACCCTGCTCTGGACTTTTGTGAAATCACTCCAG GCCCTGCCGTATGTTGCTCTTCTGATCGCTATGATCTTCTTCATCTATGCTGTAATTGGAATGCAG ACATTTGGAAAGATCGCCATGGCGGACCACACACAAATCAACAGGAACAACAATTTTCAGTCTTTTCCACAGGCTGTGCTGCTACTTTTcag GTGTGCAACGGGTGAAGCGTGGCAGGAGATCATGTTGGCCAGTCTTCCAGGAAAGCGCTGTGACCCAGAGTCAGACTATGAGCCCGGGGAAGAATTCACATGCGGCAGCAACTTTGCTATTGTCTACTTTATCAGTTTCTTTATGCTCTGCGCCTTCCTG ATTATTAATCTGTTTGTTGCCGTCATCATGGACAACTTTGACTACCTGACGCGTGATTGGTCAATTCTTGGACCACATCATTTAGATGAATTTAAGAGGATCTGGTCGGAATATGATCCTGAGGCCAA gGGTCGTATAAAGCATTTGGATGTAGTGGCTTTGCTCAGGACAATCCAGCCGCCACTTGGATTTGGGAAGCTCTGTCCTCATCGAGTGGCCTGCAAG AGGCTGGTTGCCATGAACATGCCACTAAACAGTGATGGTACAGTCACCTTCAATGCCACCCTGTTCGCCCTGGTCAGAACTGCTCTGAAAATCAAAACTGAAG GGAACCCTGATCAAGAGAACGAAGAGTTGAGAATCATCATTAAGAAGATCTGGAAGAGAATGAAGCCCAAAATATTGGATGAGGTTATTCCACCCTCTGCTG AGGAAGAAGTGACTGTGGGTAAATTCTATGCCACATTCTTGATCCAGGACTATTTTAGGAAGTTCcggaaaaggaaagagaaagtgGGTCTGGAAGATTCAGAGAATGGTAACCCTTCAGCTCTACAG GCAGGGCTGCGAACTCTGCAGGACCTTGGGCCAGAAATGAGACTGGCCATGAACGAAGatctggaggaggaagaggagggtcTGGAGGAGGAGCAAGAGGAGGATTATGCTCGTTATAAG AACGAAAATGGCTATGCAGGCCACGCTGAGCCCTCAAGCAAAAGCCGGCGCTCCTCTTTGGCCACTTCTCCCAGCGGTACTCCTGTTCCTGTCTCAGAAGAAGGCATCTTGAATGGGGGACTGGGACGTAGGAGCTCCTTAGCAAAAACACAGAACGGGAATGGTGCTCTGGAACACGAGAATTTCAGAAGAAGAGACAGCATGCGTTCCTCCTTTCATTACCAGCACAAGAACGGTTTGATTGACCAGCTGCCTAGGAG atCATCATACTACAAATACCCAAG GAGGGACTCCAGGGACAGATTCTCCTCTCCGCTATCTCGGCGAGAGGAAGGCGGTGAGTACCCTGGAGAGCAGCGCTTCTATGGAAAAGATGAGGACAGTGAGAGTGTCATCTCTAGAGAAAG GCATGGTTATCCAGAGGACAGCACAATGTTCCCTGCACATAGAGACATGTATGATGGACACTCTATGAGACACCCTGTCTACGGTAATCATTATGGAAACAGTTATGGTGAAGGCAGGAGGACAGCACGGAGACGCCTGCTGCCTGCAACGCCTACTG GGAGAAAGGCTTCATTTAACATACAGTGTTTAAGAAGGCAAGGTAGCAGCGATGATCTGCCCATCCCGGGAACGTACCATCAGAACTCCCCACCCTGCAGAGCACGTTCACAG GGATACAGCAGCTACGATTCTCGTCACAGCAGCGCTAGATCATCCACGGGTTCAACAGCATCCTGGGCAAACACCGGCCCTCAACGGGGTCGTCTCCTTTACGCTCCCCTTATCCTGGTAGAGGAGGAGGGAGCAGGAGGGGCTGGAAGTGTAGGCATCTGGGACAAAAAGGCCGGTGCCTATGGAGTGCCTGCGTCGGTTCGGCATTCCAGTTCGGGATGGTATTCAGGACCCTCTACGGGTGGAGGAGGGCAGCCATATAGAGCCTACACCAGCCTCAGAGTCCCCACCCAACTCAGTCCTCACTACAGTGAGAAGAGAGGCAGCGCTGACAGTCTTGTAGAAGCG GTCTTGATCTCTGAGGGTTTGGGATTGTATGCCAAGGACCCAAAATTTGTAGCCTTTGCCAAGCGTGAGATTGCAGATGCTTGTCACATGACCATAGATGAGATGGAAAGTGCTGCAAGTGATCTCCTGAGTCGTGGGGGCTCAGGGGAGAGTCAAGGCTTCCTGAACCACACAGACATGGGACCCATTTACAGTGACGAGGAGCCCATCAGGAGCCACGAGGAAGAGGAACTGGCTGATGAGATGACTTGTGTTACATCTTTCTGA